In Leishmania braziliensis MHOM/BR/75/M2904 contig, possible fusion of chromosomes 20 and 34, the following proteins share a genomic window:
- a CDS encoding putative N-acyl-L-amino acid amidohydrolase, translated as MQPIISLIAAVQPEVVQWRRHIHEHPYVAYEEQPTADYVADLLGCMPAPLDIRRLTPNSVVADLRGGAGEGPMYALRADMDALPLQEESGEPFSSKRPGVMHACGHDAHTAMLLGAVKVLCQMRDRIRGTVRFIFQHAEEVIPSGAKQLVGLGVLDGVSMIFGLHVAAEYPVGIISTRQGTLYGACNDFDIVIRGAGGHASQPELCVDPIHIASEVVANLQSVVSRRVSALKAPVLSVTHIAGGTGAYNVIPDSVHMRGTLRCLDRNTQACVPGLMEEMIAGITKAHGAQYELSWLEPNIVTYNDPKAYEVVKSVAEEMVSKDAFVVKAEPMFGVEDFSEYVAVIPGCFSLVGIRDEVFGSVYTEHSAKFKIAEPALKNGVMMHVGTIMKLMVE; from the coding sequence ATGCAGCCCATCATCTCACtcatcgctgctgtgcagcctgaggtggtgcagtggcgccgccaCATCCACGAGCATCCATATGTTGCATATGAGGAGCAGCCCACTGCCGACTACGTGGCGGACCTCCTCGGCTGCATGCCCGCGCCGCTGGACATTCGTCGGCTGACGCCGAACAGCGTCGTGGCGGACCTtcggggtggcgctggcgagggCCCCATGTACGCCCTGCGCGCCGACATggatgcactgccgctgcaggaggagagcggcgagcCCTTCAGCTCGAAGCGGCCAGGCGTGATGCACGCGTGCGGCCACGATGCGCACACAGCGATGCTGCTTGGCGCAGTGAAGGTGCTGTGCCAGATGCGTGACCGCATCCGTGGCACCGTTCGCTTTATTTTCCAGCACGCCGAGGAGGTGATTCCGAGCGGGGCAAAGCAGCTGGTGGGGCTTGGGGTGCTGGATGGCGTGTCCATGATCTTTGGGCTGCATGTCGCTGCGGAGTACCCTGTTGGCATCATCTCGACGCGACAAGGTACGCTCTACGGTGCCTGCAACGACTTCGACATTGTGATtcgcggtgctggcggccaTGCCTCGCAGCCGGAGCTGTGTGTCGATCCCATTCACATTGCCTCCGAGGTAGTGGCAAACCTCCAGTCCGTTGTATCCCGTCGCGTGAGTGCGCTGAAGGCTCCTGTGCTGAGCGTCACGCATATCGCGGGCGGCACCGGTGCGTATAACGTGATTCCAGACTCTGTGCACATGCGCGGCACGCTACGCTGTCTCGACCGCAACACTCAGGCCTGCGTCCCTGGCCTGATGGAGGAGATGATCGCCGGCATCACAAAGGCGCATGGCGCTCAGTACGAGCTGAGCTGGCTGGAGCCCAACATCGTGACGTACAACGACCCGAAGGCGTACGAAGTGGTGAAGAGCGTTGCTGAGGAAATGGTTAGTAAAGACGCATTTGTTGTCAAAGCGGAACCAATGTTCGGTGTAGAGGACTTCTCCGAATACGTCGCTGTAATCCCAGGGTGCTTCTCACTGGTGGGCATCCGTGATGAGGTATTTGGTTCCGTCTACACGGAGCACAGCGCGAAGTTCAAGATTGCGGAGCCAGCCTTGAAGAACGGAGTGATGATGCATGTGGGCACCATTATGAAGTTGATGGTGGAGTGA